The Vicia villosa cultivar HV-30 ecotype Madison, WI linkage group LG1, Vvil1.0, whole genome shotgun sequence genome includes a region encoding these proteins:
- the LOC131642581 gene encoding ubiquitin receptor RAD23c-like — MKVFVKTLKGTHFEIEVTPQDTISDVKKNIETVQGVYVYPAAQQMLIHQGKVLKDGSTLEENKVAENSFLVIMLSKNKTKSGEGSTASNAPPAKAPQASSAPTSTPTVSVSPQAPAAVVTQPASVAAPSPAPTPAPISSATATEGSDVYGQAASNLVAGSNLEETVQQILDMGGGSWDRDTVIRALRAAFNNPERAVEYLYSGIPEQAEAPAVSQVPAIAQPASPAAAAAAPQAAQPAPVTSSGPNANPLDLFPQGLPNIGAGAAGAGSLDFLRNSQQFQALRAMVQANPQILQPMLQELGKQNPHLMRLIRDHQADFLRLINEPMEGGEGNLLGQMAGGMPQAVTVTPEERQAIERLEAMGFDRAIVLEVYFACNKNEELAANYLLDHMHEFDEQ; from the exons ATGAAGGTTTTCGTGAAGACTCTGAAAGGAACTCACTTCGAAATCGAAGTCACGCCACAGGACACG ATTTCTGATGTGAAGAAAAATATAGAAACTGTTCAGGGTGTATATGTCTATCCTGCTGCACAGCAAATGCTTATTCATCAAGGGAAAGTTTTGAAGGATGGCTCCACCTTGGAGGAAAATAAAGTAGCTGAAAATAGTTTCCTTGTAATTATGCTTTCAAAG AATAAGACTAAATCTGGTGAAGGGTCTACTGCTTCAAATGCTCCTCCAGCAAAG GCCCCACAGGCGAGTTCTGCTCCTACTTCAACCCCCACAGTGTCTGTATCACCTCAAGCTCCAGCTGCAGTTGTCACACA ACCTGCATCTGTTGCTGCACCTTCTCCAGCTCCTACTCCTGCTCCTATATCTTCAGCAACTGCTAC GGAAGGTTCTGATGTCTATGGGCAGGCGGCATCCAATCTGGTTGCTGGTAGCAACTTGGAGGAAACAGTTCAGCAAATCCTAGATATGGGTGGAGGAAGCTGGGATAGGGATACTGTTATTCGTGCTCTCCGAGCTGCCTTCAACAACCCCGAGAGAGCTGTTGAATATTTGTATTCG GGTATTCCCGAACAAGCTGAAGCTCCAGCAGTATCCCAAGTGCCTGCAATTGCGCAGCCTGCGAGTCCTGCAGCTGCAGCTGCAGCTCCACAAGCAGCACAGCCTGCTCCTGTTACATCGAGTGGACCTAATGCTAATCCTCTAGACCTCTTTCCCCAG GGTCTTCCAAATATTGGTGCTGGTGCCGCCGGTGCTGGCTCTCTGGATTTTCTACGCAACAGTCAGcaa tTCCAAGCTCTGCGAGCTATGGTGCAGGCAAACCCACAAATACTGCAG CCCATGCTACAAGAACTTGGCAAACAAAATCCTCATCTTATGAGATTGATTCGAGATCATCAGGCTGACTTTCTTCGCCTGATTAACGAACCCATGGAAGGTGGCGAAGG GAACCTACTGGGACAAATGGCTGGTGGTATGCCACAAGCAGTAACAGTCACACCCGAGGAGCGCCAAGCTATTGAACGT CTTGAAGCAATGGGTTTCGACCGTGCTATTGTATTGGAGGTGTACTTCGCTTGTAACAAAAATGAGGAATTGGCGGCCAACTACCTTTTAGACCACATGCATGAGTTTGACGAACAATGA